Proteins from one Telopea speciosissima isolate NSW1024214 ecotype Mountain lineage chromosome 1, Tspe_v1, whole genome shotgun sequence genomic window:
- the LOC122641110 gene encoding F-box protein KIB4-like yields MASLPDDCNSNTTTVDVKNIINTVALLPEDITILIVNKLDLVGFHRFSAVCRSWQSIAIAAKKIRQQFLPQPQLPWLMLSSSSSSESESESESESEHGFFSLLHGKVFKLELPPEVYGARCCGSNWGWLIMVDIEGCNFLLNPFTKVQIELPPQATIPALGQGFIYESVQKSPNYIRKAMLMLSPPPAAAATNNVVLSSLVNTDDCLVVAIYCSYNLAFCRPGDRAWTAITNENLPLRTSFEDFIFYNGKLYSINLKYDLMIVELFPHQKVTSCNIAPLPAEEEEDQNNFPTELKKSAYLVECLGELLMVIKWGVGSVSPKTVVFKIFKLDPQRLCWIKVNDLGDQILFIGTSTGFSISALDYPGFRGNCIYFTDDYSHDIVSMVLGPTDCHDLGVFHLEDNSIEPFFSNYSHSSLSPPIWFTPVSW; encoded by the coding sequence ATGGCTTCCCTTCCCGACGATTGCAATAGCAATACTACTACAGTGGATGTCAAGAATATTATTAATACGGTTGCATTACTGCCAGAGGATATCACGATTCTAATTGTTAATAAGTTAGACTTGGTGGGATTTCATCGTTTTAGTGCAGTCTGCAGGTCCTGGCAATCAATTGCCATTGCTGCCAAGAAAATACGGCAGCAGTTTCTCCCTCAACCTCAACTCCCATGGCTCATGCTTTCCTCATCTTCATCCTCAGAGTCAGAGTCAGAGTCAGAGTCAGAGTCAGAGCATGGGTTTTTCAGTCTCTTACATGGCAAAGTTTTTAAATTAGAATTGCCTCCTGAAGTCTATGGCGCTCGGTGTTGTGGGTCTAACTGGGGATGGTTGATAATGGTGGATATTGAGGGATGCAATTTTCTTTTGAATCCATTCACTAAGGTTCAAATCGAACTTCCACCTCAAGCTACTATTCCTGCTCTGGGTCAGGGATTTATATATGAGTCGGTTCAAAAGAGCCCAAACTACATTCGCAAGGCTATGTTAATGTTGTCGCCtcctcctgctgctgctgctactaaCAATGTTGTTTTATCCTCTCTGGTTAACACCGATGATTGTTTGGTTGTAGCTATTTATTGTAGCTACAATTTAGCCTTTTGTAGACCAGGGGATAGGGCATGGACAGCCATCACCAATGAAAATCTCCCTTTAAGGACATCTTTTGAAGACTTTATTTTCTATAATGGAAAATTGTATTCCATTAATTTAAAATATGATCTTATGATTGTGGAGTTATTTCCTCATCAAAAAGTAACAAGTTGTAACATTGCTCCCCTACCagcagaagaggaagaagatcagAATAACTTTCCAACTGAGTTGAAAAAGTCTGCTTATTTGGTGGAATGTCTTGGAGAGTTGCTGATGGTTATTAAATGGGGTGTTGGTTCAGTATCCCCCAAAACTGTTGTGTTCAAGATATTTAAGTTGGATCCACAACGTCTGTGTTGGATTAAGGTGAACGACTTGGGTGATCAAATACTATTTATTGGCACAAGTACCGGTTTCTCTATCTCGGCACTTGACTACCCTGGATTTAGAGGAAATTGCATATATTTCACAGATGATTACTCTCACGATATTGTATCCATGGTACTTGGACCGACGGATTGCCATGATTTGGGTGTCTTTCACTTGGAAGATAACAGCATTGAACCTTTTTTCTCAAATTATTCACATTCCTCATTGTCTCCACCCATTTGGTTCACTCCAGTTTCTTGGTAG
- the LOC122641014 gene encoding uncharacterized protein At1g65760-like has product MAFLPEDDCDTNRKRLKKSIENCHDDVENNNIALLLLPEDIIILEIVNKLDLVDFHRFSAVCRSWQSIAIAARKIRQFLLRPQLPCLMLSSSESSESEDHHHHHHGFFSVFHGKVFRLELPPEVYGARCCGSNWGWLIMVGNKGCNFLLNPFTRVRIELPPQSTLPSLGGGPFFDWIERSPNYIRKAMLMLSPPPPAAAATTNNNSNYLDDCSNPPLHPKRTSCNIAPPAEDDLKRLTTEMVKSVYLVECRGELLMVIRCAEFVVGLTSPKTVMFKIFKLDPQRRRWIKEEDLGDQMLFIGTSSGTSSGVVIGWAYDAGRFAEMCEFAANVASQSQHPHSTAQRDMRHNPLFLRDSASSDHLLELSHYV; this is encoded by the exons ATGGCTTTCCTTCCGGAGGACGATTGCGATACCAATAGAAAGCGGTTGAAGAAGTCTATTGAAAATTGCCATGATGATGTCGAGAATAATAATATTGCACTATTACTACTTCCAGAGGATATCATAATTCTGGAAATCGTAAACAAGTTAGACTTGGTGGATTTTCATCGTTTTAGCGCAGTTTGTAGGTCCTGGCAATCGATTGCTATTGCTGCCAGGAAAATACGGCAGTTTCTCCTTCGACCTCAACTCCCATGCCTCATGCTTTCCTCCTCAGAGTCCTCAGAGTCAgaggatcatcatcatcatcatcatgggtTTTTCAGTGTCTTCCATGGGAAAGTTTTTAGGTTAGAATTGCCTCCTGAAGTCTATGGCGCTCGGTGTTGTGGGTCTAACTGGGGATGGTTGATAATGGTGGGTAATAAGGGATGCAATTTTCTTCTGAATCCATTTACTAGGGTTCGAATTGAACTTCCACCTCAATCTACTCTTCCTTCTCTCGGTGGGGGACCTTTCTTTGACTGGATTGAACGGAGCCCAAACTACATTCGCAAGGCTATGTTAATGTTGTCGCCGCCtcctcctgctgctgctgctacgaCTAACAACAATTCTAATTATTTGGATGATT GTAGTAATCCTCCTCTTCACCCAAAAAGAACAAGCTGTAACATTGCTCCTCCAGCAGAAGATGATCTTAAGAGACTTACCACTGAGATGGTGAAGTCTGTTTATTTGGTGGAATGTCGTGGAGAGCTGCTGATGGTTATAAGATGTGCAGAATTTGTAGTTGGTTTAACATCCCCCAAAACTGTTATGTTCAAGATATTTAAGTTAGATCCACAACGTCGGCGCTGGATTAAGGAGGAGGACTTGGGTGATCAAATGCTATTTATTGGCACAA GTTCTGGCACCAGCTCTGGTGTCGTCATCGGATGGGCCTATGATGCCGGACGATTCGCAGAAATGTGTGAATTCGCTGCAAACGTCGCTTCTCAGTCGCAACATCCACATTCCACAGCCCAACGCGACATGCGACACAATCCTTTGTTTTTGCGAGATTCAGCTTCATCAGATCACCTCCTTGAGCTGTCCCACTACGTTTAA